Part of the Caldilineales bacterium genome, ACCCGGTCGCCGATCGCGGCCCGCAGTTTCTTCCAGCCCTCCCAGTCGTCCTCGGCCAGGCCATCTTCGAGCGAAATGATCGGATATTTGTTGACCCAATCGGTATAAAAGGCGATCATTTCGTCGCTGGCCAGCTTGCGGTCTTCCTTGGCCAGATCGTAGAGACCGGTGGCGGCGTCGTAGATCTCGCTGCTGGCCGGGTCGAGGGCGATCATGATGTCTTCGCCAGGGCGGTAGCCGGCGGTTTCGATGGCTTTGAGGATGACTTCGATCGCTTCGGCGTTGTAGCCCAGGCTGGGAGCATAGCCGCCCTCGTCGCCGACATTGGTGCTGTAGCCCTTGCTTTTCAGCACTTTCTTGAGGGCGTGGTAGGTTTCGGCGCCCCAGCGCAGGGCCTCGGCAAAGGTGGGTGCGCCCACCGGCATGACCATGAACTCCTGCAGGTCGGTGGAGTTGACCGCGTGTTTGCCGCCGTTGAGGATGTTCATCATCGGCACAGGCAGGGTGCGGGCGCCGGCGCCGCCCAGATAGCGATAGAGCGGCAGGCCGACGGCGTTGGCGGCGGCATGGGCGCAGGCCAATGAGACGCCCAGGATGGCGTTAGCGCCCAGTTTGCTCTTGGTGGGCGTGCCGTCCAGATCGATCATAATGCGGTCGATCAGAGCCTGTTCGGTCACATCGACGCCGAAAAGGGCATCGGCCAGTGTCTCGTTGACATGCTCGACTGCCTTGAGCACGCCCTTGCCGCCGTAGCGTTTGGCGTCCTCATCGCGCAGTTCGAGGGCTTCGTGGATGCCGGTGCTGGCGCCGCTGGGCACGGCTGCCCGGCCCATATCGCCATCTTCGGTGATGACTTCGACTTCGATGGTCGGGTTGCCGCGGCTATCGAGGATTTCACGGGCCTGGATGGATTCGATTTCGTACATTGAGGGGAACTCCTTTGGTTATTGGTTATTGGAGATTGGAGATTGGAGATTGGAGATTGGAGATTCTTCTCACGTTTCACGCTTCACGTTTCACGTTTCACGGAACACGGAACACGGAACACGAAACACGGAACCCGGAACAACTCACGCCACATACTCATCCAGCACGCCGAACAGCTCTTCCATGTCCCCCACCGTTAGTTCGCCCATGTGGGCGAGGCGGAAGGTGTGGTTCTTGAGCTTGCCATAGCCGTTGCCGATGACCAGGCCGCGCGTTTTGGCGTGTTTCACCATCGCCGCCACGTCGATCTGGCGGGTGTTGCGCACGCAGGTGACGGTGGCAGATTCGTAGCCGCGTTCGGGGAACAGATCGAGGTCGTGTTTGGCAGCCCAGGCGTGGGTCAGGGCCATCATCTGCTGGTGGCGGGCAAAGCGCGGGGCCAGACCCTCGGCCACCATGCGGTCGGTTTGCAGGTCGGCGGCAAAAAGCAGGCCGATGGCGGGGGTGGCGGGGGTGGTTTTGCCTTCGCTGAAGTATTTCTCTAGCAGGAGGAGGTCGAAATACCAGCCGCGGTGGGGCACAGCCTGGGCGCGGGCCAGCAGCCGGTCGGAGACGGCGGCGAAGGCGAGGCCGGGCGGCAGGGCGAAGCATTTCTGCGAGGAAGTGAGGAGCATGTCCAGGCCCCAGGCATCGAAGGGCAGATCGACGCCGCCCGCCGATGAGACGGCATCGACCAGGAGCAGGACATCGGGGAAGCGGGCGCGCACCAGGCCGGCCAGGGTGCTCACATGGCTCATGACGCCGGTGCTGGTCTCGTTGTGGACGATGGCCACGGCGTCGAATCCACCCGCGGCCAGCGCGGCTTCGATAGCTTCCGGGCGGATGGGCTGGCCCCAGGGCAGGTCGAGCGGCACGGTCTCGCAGCCATTGCCGGCGGCGACTTCGGCCCAGCGTTGGCTGAAGGCGCCGTGGACCGGGACCAATACCTTGCGCCCAGGGCGTACGGTGTTGCGGACGGCGGCCTCTTGCAGGCCGGAGCCGGACGAAGTGGAGATGTAGATGTGCTGCTCGGTCTGAAGCAGTGTTTTGAGCTTGCCGGCGATGCGGTAGAACAGATCGGCGAACTCGGCGCTGCGATGGCCGAGCATGGGGCGGATTTGGGCGGCCATCACCTCGGCGTTGACTTCGGTGGGGCCTGGGATGTAGAGGCGGGGCATGGTAGGGGCGAAGGAAGGTCGAGCGGTTTCGTTCAGCGATGCACAAGCGGTGCACAGAAGGATAGCAGATTGCGTTGTTGCTGGCAATCCAAGATCAGAGATCGGCGGTTGGGGGGGTATCCGGCGGAAGTGGTATAGTGCGGGCCTGTCGGTCCCGGCCACCCCACTCTGGATGAACCAACTGCCGTGTCTGCTAGCGAAATCCTCTTTGTCGTCGCCCAACTGATCTTCCTCGAGGGCATCCTCTCCATCGATAATGCGGCGGTGCTGGGCGCCATGGTGTCGGTGCTGCCGGCCAACGAGCCGATCCCGTGGCCGCGCTCGCTGGCTTTCATGCATGGCTGGGGCGACCGCGTGTTGGGCGGCCAGCGGGCAGCGGCGCTCAAGGTGGGGCTTCTGGGCGCCTATGTGGGTCGCGGCCTGATGCTGCTGCTGGCCACCTGGGTCATCCGCAATCCGTGGCTGCGTATCCTGGGCGCGGCCTATCTGCTCAAGCTGGCAGTCTCGCATTTGGGTGGCGATCAGCACGCGGGCGAGGAGGACGGCGCAGACCGCAAGGGCAGTTTCTCGGAGACGGCCTTCTGGCGGGTTGTCGTTGCGGTCGAGTTGGCCGACCTGGCCTTCAGCCTGGACAATGTGGTGGCGGCGGTGGCGCTGAGCGACCGCTTCTGGGTGGTGATGCTGGGCGTGGCGCTGGGCATTTTGACCATGCGTTTCGCCGCCCAGCTCTTCACGGTGATGATCGAGCGTGAGCCGGTCTTGGTGACGGCGGCCTATATCCTGGTCTTCAACATCAGTCTGGAATTGCTGATTGCCGATATCTCGCCCTATTTGTGGTCGCACGAGATCGACTTTGTGGCCTGGCAGAAGTTCCTGATCTCGGTCCTCACCCTCGTCCTCTGTGTGATCTACGCCCACACACCCTGGCTACGGCAGCTGTTGCGCCCGGCCCTGCGGCTGATCGCGCGCTTTTTTGGCTTGCTCGATGCCATTTTCGACTATCTCCTGCTGCCCCTCAAGTGGCTGTGGCAGGGTCTGATGCTGATCGCTCGCGCCCTGTTTGCCTGGGCGGCGCCTAAACACGCCGGTGATGCTGGCTCTTAGCCGCCGAGGAGGAACGGCAGGGCGCCGAGGGCCAGGTAAGGGGCGTAGGCCAGGGTGCGGGTGTGGCTGCGGGCCAGTGACAAGGTCAGGGCGACCAGCCCGGCCGCAATCATGCCGAAAAGCAGGGCGAAGATAACCTGGGGGAAGCCGAGCATCAGGCCGATGACCCCGGCCAGTTTGACATCGCCCATGCCCAAGGCGCCGGGCCGGATACGAGCCAGCAGCAGGAAGGCGGCCAGTCCCGCGGCCCCGCCCACCACAGCCGCCGCCGGCGGAGGCTGACGGAAAATCAGGCTGGCCGCGGCGACGATGAGGGCGGTCAGGGCCAGCAGGCGGTTGGGGATACGATGCTGCCGGAGATCGAAGAGGCTGATCGCCAGCAAGAGCATCGACTCCAGCAGGGTGATGAGGCCGGCGCTGCTCATGGCCAGGGCAGGGTGGTCAGGGTGATGGCGTCGCCGCCGCCGACGAGGGGTAGGCGGGCGCCGTCGGCTTCGTCGTAGAAGCCGGTGATGAGCCGATACTCGCCCGGCGCGAGGCGGGCGGGCAGGTCGAGGACGAAGGTCGTTTCCACGATCTCGCCGGGCTGCCAGGTGGTGGTGGGGAGCGAACCAAGACCGGGGAAGCCATCCTCTTGGGCGACGATGCTTCCATCGGGGCCGATCAGTTGGTTGAAGAGCTTCCAGGAGCGGTCGATGGGGCCGCGGCGCTGCCAGTAGAGCGTCAGGCGCAGAGGCCAGCCGGCTGCAACCGGGGCCAGGTCGTAGCCCAGCAGCCGGATGCCGCCGGTGGTTTCGGCCTGGAGCCGGTGGCCGATGATGGGCGGCTGCGGGCGCGGTCCCTGGGTGGTGCGCCAGCCCTGCACGCGCACGAACGTGCCGCCGGGGAAGACCTGGTCGTAGACGAGCTGGCCGTGCTCGCTCAGCCAGCCGCGGATGAAGCCCTGGGGGTCGTTGACGGTGTCGTAGCCGCGCAGCAGCCAGACGGTGTTAGCCGCGGCGAAGAGCTGGCTCAGGCGGGTGGCTGTGTCTTTGCTGCTGATGGCGTAGAAGTCGCTGGTCGGGTCGCCGCCGCCGACGGTGGCCGGGTCGCCGTCGATGTGGCCGCTGAGGACGACGGCGGGGCCGGGTGGAAGCGGGTCGGGGGGTGGGAAGTTGCTCAGGCGTCCGAGCCAGCCGATCTCGCCCGGCCAGTAGTAGAGGAAGGCGGGGTAGAGATAGCCGGCGTCGATGAGGACGGCATCGCGGGGGCCGAGACGGTCGTCGATGGCCCCGACGGCCCCGCGCAGGTCATCAGCGGCTTCATAGGCGAAGCGGTTGGTGGTGTAGTTGCGCAGGCTGAGCAGGCTGGCAATGATGAGTCCTAGCCCCAGCCCCGTCGCCAAAACCAGTCGCAGTCTCGGCCAGGGCCACGGCGCCCGGACGATGGCGATCAGCCCGGCCGCCAGCAGGATGGGGAAGGCGCCGCTGTAGAGGGCCAGATAGCGGACGTGGTAGAGCGGTGTGAACAGGATCGAGGCCAGCAGGATCAAGGCCAGCGGCCCGGCGACGGTGAGCCAGAGGAGCAGGGTCCCGGCCCAGGGCCGCCGGCGGTTGAAGCGGGAGGGGAGGGCGAAGGCGAGCAGGGCGAGGACGACGCCCGCAATCGCCCACGGCTGCCAGCGGCCGGGATCGACCGACTGCCCGGCCACGAGGGCGGCGCTGCCTTCGACCCAGGCCCGGCGGAGGAGTTCGAGCGGGGGCAGGGCGGCGCGCCAGGGGGGGACGGGGGGGTGGAGAATCTGGCGGAGGGCGATGGGCAGCCAGGGGAGGTAGAGCAGGAGGGCGCCGATCTGCGCCAGCAGCCACGGTCGCAGGCGCCGCCGCTCTCGCCGCCACAGCCAGGGGATGAGGAAGAGGTTGAGGGCGATGAGGTCGAAGCCGGTGTAGTAGAGCGTCCACAGGCTGAGGGCAGAGAGGATGGCGATGCCGGCCGCCAGGCGCGACGCCGATCCCTGGCCGCCGGCCAGTCGCCAGGCCAGGATGAGCAGCCCCAGCAGCCAGCAGATCCCCAGCGTGTACATGCGCACTTCCTGGCCGTACCACACAGCCAGGGGGCTGAATGCAACCAAAAAGGCGGCCAGCAGCCCGACGGCGGGGCCATAGCTGCGCCTGCCCAGGTGAGCGATGAGGGCGACAGCGATGACGCCAAAGAAGAGGGAGAGGAAAGCGAGGGCGAATTCGCTGCGCCCGGCCGCTGCCATCCAGAGGTGCAAAAGGGCGTAGTAAAGCGGCGGGTGGATGTCGCGGGCGGTGTGCGCCCACATCGCCGCCAGTGGTTTAGCGGCCAGCAGGGCGCTGACGGTCTCGTCGTACCACAGGCTGTCGGCGCCCAGGCGGTGCAGCCGCAGGCCAAAGGCAAGGAGCAGCGCCAGGAGGAGAGCCAGGCGCTGGCGAGAGGTGGAAAGGGTCATCGGCCGGCCAGTTTTCGTCAAAGCCGTTAGAAGTACCCCTGGCCGAGAACCCTATCCACGTCTGGTGCTGCTTCGTCGATCATCGCTTGTATCTTGTCAACCATACGCTGAAACACATCCGCATAGTATCTGGATGAATCGAGGAATTCGACGTACTCCTGTCGATATCTCCGACGCTCATTGGCGCTGCGGTATTCCTGCCTTACATGCGATGACATCCGCTTCGCTTTGCGAACGATGAGCACATCATCGATGTGAGTAGATGTGATCGAAACAGGGGTCATATCCAGGAATTCGCATATCAGAAAATACAACGAGGATGGCACCGCCATCTTGAGATCGCGACTTGTGGCAACGGCCTCTTGAAACATCGTCTTGTCAAGGTTTGTCTTGCACTCTGCGCAGACGTAGCCAAGATGGGCCTCGACAGTCTCGGCTGCCTTGAATTCCCTGTCAAAGGAGGTCATCATGTAAAGCCGTTTGCCCAAAATGAAGTCCTGATCTTTGGTTCGTAGCCTGGGCTTTCCTCCATCTCCTGAGTCAGCCAGCGATGCGCCGAAGCTCAAGCCAGAAAACGTCTTATGTGGGCCGAGATCAAAGGCTTGACCGCCAAAATAAACACTTCGAAATACAAGCTGTGGCAGAAACTCCTCCAGAATCGTGTTGTCAAGTTTCAGTTGTCCCTTTTGCCTGTAGAGGAAGTCCTCTGGGCTATCAAAAATGAGTTCAAGCTCAATGAACTTCTTGTAAACATTTGTGGCATGAACGAGCTTCTCTACGACATTGTCTCTCTCTTGTCCCGCCGCTTCCAGTGCTTCGATCCACTGATGGTATCGCTTGATGGCTCCCTCTACCCTTATCTTGTCCACATGAGGCAGCCGAGAGTTTCGCAATAGTGCGTCAAGTTTATCCAAATGAGGTGTTGGGAGTTTTGGCGCCATTGCGTTCATAGTATCTCCTGAGTTCTCTTTGAGTTAGTGTTCACCTTAGAGGTGCGACGCACTGCGCTGGCGTAGATGATTCGGGTTCACAATACAAGTCGTGAAGTCGCTCAAAGTGCGTCACACCTGAACTAATACGCCCTGTTGAATATCGGTGTACCTGAAATGCTTGATATATGGTCGATAGCATCGAATAGAAGTTGCCTATTGTTGTCAGGCACTCTTTCTAGTGCATCGTTCAGTGATAAATGAGCTATTGCCCTTCCA contains:
- the eno gene encoding phosphopyruvate hydratase; amino-acid sequence: MYEIESIQAREILDSRGNPTIEVEVITEDGDMGRAAVPSGASTGIHEALELRDEDAKRYGGKGVLKAVEHVNETLADALFGVDVTEQALIDRIMIDLDGTPTKSKLGANAILGVSLACAHAAANAVGLPLYRYLGGAGARTLPVPMMNILNGGKHAVNSTDLQEFMVMPVGAPTFAEALRWGAETYHALKKVLKSKGYSTNVGDEGGYAPSLGYNAEAIEVILKAIETAGYRPGEDIMIALDPASSEIYDAATGLYDLAKEDRKLASDEMIAFYTDWVNKYPIISLEDGLAEDDWEGWKKLRAAIGDRVQLVGDDLLVTNTERIRRAIAEKSCNALLCKVNQIGTLTESIAAVEMSHRAGWTTIVSHRSGETEDATIADLVVGLNTGQIKTGAPARSDRVAKYNQLLRIESELGDAAIYPGLAAFTNIRR
- a CDS encoding alanine--glyoxylate aminotransferase family protein, encoding MPRLYIPGPTEVNAEVMAAQIRPMLGHRSAEFADLFYRIAGKLKTLLQTEQHIYISTSSGSGLQEAAVRNTVRPGRKVLVPVHGAFSQRWAEVAAGNGCETVPLDLPWGQPIRPEAIEAALAAGGFDAVAIVHNETSTGVMSHVSTLAGLVRARFPDVLLLVDAVSSAGGVDLPFDAWGLDMLLTSSQKCFALPPGLAFAAVSDRLLARAQAVPHRGWYFDLLLLEKYFSEGKTTPATPAIGLLFAADLQTDRMVAEGLAPRFARHQQMMALTHAWAAKHDLDLFPERGYESATVTCVRNTRQIDVAAMVKHAKTRGLVIGNGYGKLKNHTFRLAHMGELTVGDMEELFGVLDEYVA
- a CDS encoding A24 family peptidase; translated protein: MSSAGLITLLESMLLLAISLFDLRQHRIPNRLLALTALIVAAASLIFRQPPPAAAVVGGAAGLAAFLLLARIRPGALGMGDVKLAGVIGLMLGFPQVIFALLFGMIAAGLVALTLSLARSHTRTLAYAPYLALGALPFLLGG
- a CDS encoding glycosyltransferase family 39 protein, whose amino-acid sequence is MTLSTSRQRLALLLALLLAFGLRLHRLGADSLWYDETVSALLAAKPLAAMWAHTARDIHPPLYYALLHLWMAAAGRSEFALAFLSLFFGVIAVALIAHLGRRSYGPAVGLLAAFLVAFSPLAVWYGQEVRMYTLGICWLLGLLILAWRLAGGQGSASRLAAGIAILSALSLWTLYYTGFDLIALNLFLIPWLWRRERRRLRPWLLAQIGALLLYLPWLPIALRQILHPPVPPWRAALPPLELLRRAWVEGSAALVAGQSVDPGRWQPWAIAGVVLALLAFALPSRFNRRRPWAGTLLLWLTVAGPLALILLASILFTPLYHVRYLALYSGAFPILLAAGLIAIVRAPWPWPRLRLVLATGLGLGLIIASLLSLRNYTTNRFAYEAADDLRGAVGAIDDRLGPRDAVLIDAGYLYPAFLYYWPGEIGWLGRLSNFPPPDPLPPGPAVVLSGHIDGDPATVGGGDPTSDFYAISSKDTATRLSQLFAAANTVWLLRGYDTVNDPQGFIRGWLSEHGQLVYDQVFPGGTFVRVQGWRTTQGPRPQPPIIGHRLQAETTGGIRLLGYDLAPVAAGWPLRLTLYWQRRGPIDRSWKLFNQLIGPDGSIVAQEDGFPGLGSLPTTTWQPGEIVETTFVLDLPARLAPGEYRLITGFYDEADGARLPLVGGGDAITLTTLPWP
- a CDS encoding Bpu10I family restriction endonuclease, coding for MAPKLPTPHLDKLDALLRNSRLPHVDKIRVEGAIKRYHQWIEALEAAGQERDNVVEKLVHATNVYKKFIELELIFDSPEDFLYRQKGQLKLDNTILEEFLPQLVFRSVYFGGQAFDLGPHKTFSGLSFGASLADSGDGGKPRLRTKDQDFILGKRLYMMTSFDREFKAAETVEAHLGYVCAECKTNLDKTMFQEAVATSRDLKMAVPSSLYFLICEFLDMTPVSITSTHIDDVLIVRKAKRMSSHVRQEYRSANERRRYRQEYVEFLDSSRYYADVFQRMVDKIQAMIDEAAPDVDRVLGQGYF